TTATCTTCGTGTTCTCTGCTGTAGATACTCTTAGGAGTAAACTACAAGCCAGTATCGATAAACTGGGCTCCAGTACAGTATTTGTTCAAAAATGGCCTTGGGGTGGCTTTGGCGATTACCCATGGTGGAAATATATGAACAGACCTGAAGCTTCCTTAAGAGATTATGAAGGACTGAAAGACCGCCTGGAATATGTGGAGGGGGTATCTTACGAAATCTCTGCCAATGGCAGAACAATCAAATATAGAAGTAACTCTGTAGAGGGTGGAGGAATAAGAGCCGCCTCTCAGGATTTTAATAAAACATGGAACCTCGATTTTCAGGAAGGACGGTATTTTACCGATAATGAAGGTAAATCCGGATCCCCGGTAATTATTATTGGTGCCGATATCGCCGAAGGTTTGTTTAATGGCCAGCCCGCCATCGGTAAATCTATCACAGTGATGGCCAGAAGGCTAACGGTAGTAGGGGTGTTTAAAAAAGAAGGCGAAGATATGATGGGCATGTCTCAGGATAAAAATATCCTGATCCCCCTGAACTTTGCCAAAGGAATAATGGATGTGGAAAGCGAACGTTATGATCCGACAATCACCGTAAGAGGTAAAGATTATATCGCTTTGGAAGAAGTAGAAAGCGAAATCAGAGGGGCGATGAGAGCAATCCGTAGAACCAAGCCAGGTGCAGAGGATGATTTTGCCCTGAATAAAAGTACAATCGCCTCCAATCAACTCGATCAGATGTTCGGAGTAGTGGACATCGCCGGATGGGTAATCGGAGGTTTCTCCATTCTTGTCGGAGGCTTTGGAATCGCTAATATCATGTTCGTATCTGTCAAAGAAAGAACAAATATCATTGGAATTCAGAAGTCATTGGGCGCTAAAAACTATTTTATACTTCTGCAGTTTCTGTTTGAAGCAATAGCACTATGCCTGCTTGGAGGGGCATTGGGACTATTACTCGTCTATTTACTGACTTTAGCATTAACGGCGGGTGGGTTTGAAATGATCCTGTTCTGGAAGAATGTGATGTTAGGCGTAACAATATCGGTTGTCATTGGTACGATTTCAGGGTTCTGGCCAGCGTTTTCGGCATCACGACTAGACCCTGTTGAAGCAATTCGCTCCTAACGAAATCCTGCCCCCTCTTCAGGAAAAACAGCATACTCATCAAAGGCTGAAATCTTTTGCGCTGAAGGGCGCAAAATTTTCTATGCCTTTTCAGAGCAAGCTGTTTTTCCTGAAGAAATGTTACACAGATTTGTTACTCGCTCCACTGACAAACCTCGACCCGGGCAGGTATAGAGGTGTAGTTACCTTTTCTATGCCTTTTCAGAGCAAACTGTTTTTCCTGGAGATTTTTCTGTGATTTACATTGACTCTTATCTTTAAGAGATATGCCGTTGTATCATGCGATGGAGCAATCATTGTTTCAGATCAAAATATCTATTTGCTTTGAAGACATTCGAATATTTGCCCTTCAGCAAAGATTCGGGGATGAAAAGGAGATAGATATTTTGATCAACACTTAATTTCTCCTGAAAGATAAAACTAAATGAGCGCAGCCTAAATAAAAAAAGCAGGTTCCTTTAAAGAAACCTGCCCTTATGATATATGAATGTCGTAACTAGCTTAATTTTTCTAAAGCAGCTTTGATTCTGGAAACTGCATCTCTCAATTTATCTTCTGCAGCAGCATAAGAAATTCTGATACAATCTTCGTTTCCGAAAGCTTCACCGGTAACGGTAGATACATGAGCTTCGTTTAACAGGTATAGACAAAGGTCCTCAGCATTGTTGATTTTGTAATCGCCGGTGCTCGTACCGAAGTATGCTTTAACTTCAGGGAAGAAATAAAATGCGCCGTCGGGAAGGTTTACTTTGATGTTGGGTATTTCTTTTAATAAGGCAAAAACGATGTCTCTGCGACTTTTAAATTCCTGTACCATTGCATTTACGGTATCTAATCCACCCTGGTATGCTGCCATAGCAGCACGTTGTGCGATAGAAGAAGTTCCTGAAGTGATCTGGCCCTGCATTTTGTCGCAGGCATTGGAAAGCTCTTTGTTAGCCGCCATATAACCTACACGCCATCCGGTCATTGCATAGGATTTAGAGAATCCGTTAATCAGGACTACTCTGTCTTTGATCGAGTCAAACTCCGCAATCGAAGCATGTTTACCTACAAAGTTGATGTGCTCGTAAATCTCGTCAGAGATGATATAAATGTTCGGGTATTTTTCGAATACAGCAACCAGGTCTGCCAGCTCTTCTTTGCTGTATACAGATCCTGTAGGGTTACATGGAGAAGAGAACATGAACAATTTGGTTTTTGGCGTAATCGCTGCTTCCAGTTCTGCTCCTGTAATTTTGAAATTGTTTTCTACTGAGGCATTGATGAATACCGTTTCACCTTCTGCAAGTTTGATCATTTCAGAATAGGAAACCCAGTATGGAGTAGGTACAATAACCTCTTCTCCCGGATTTACCAGACACATGACTGCATTGGCCAGAGATTGTTTTGCACCCGTAGATACCACAATCTGATCAAAACTGTAGTTTAATCCATTTTCTCTCAATAACTTTTCGGCAATCGCCTTACGCAACTCAGGATATCCTGAAACAGGGGTGTAATACGAATAGTTTTCGTCTACAGCAGTCTTTGCTGCTTCCTTAACGAATTCAGGCGTAAAGAAGTCCGGCTCACCGAAGCTCAGATTGATTACATCTATCCCTTTTGCGGATAGTTCTCTGCCTAACTTAGCCATTTTAATGGTCTGTGACTCTGAAAGGTTATTGATTCTTTTGGATAAAAATGTCATAATAATTTGTGCGCAAGCAAATATAATTTTGTGAGATAGCAAATATAGAAACCTAACCGAATTATAAACTAAAAAAAATACTTTTTAATATAATTTCCTTGTTAAAATGTACTTTTGACAGCTAAACTCTGTAAATTGCTACCTCAGAAAAAAGCCATACTCGTTTCCTTATGCATTAGTGTTGTGCTGATGCTTGCCAAGTTCGTGGCTTATTTCATCACACATTCTAATGCCATACTGACCGACGCTGCGGAGAGCATTGTGAATGTACTGGCCAGTGGATTTGCATTTTACAGTATTTATCTGGCTACCTTACCGAAGGATGAAAACCACCCTTATGGACATGGTAAGGTAGAATTCTTCTCCGCTTTTGTAGAGGGGGTACTCATTGCCCTCGCCGGACTGATCATTGTCTTTAAATCGGGCTACGACCTTTTATTTCCAAAAGCAATTACTCAACTGTTTGAAGGAGCAACGATTATCGGAGTTACGGGGGTGATCAATCTTCTGGTTGGTTTTTACCTCATCAATACCGGAAAAAAACACCGTTCTATTACACTGGAAGCAGATGGGAAACACCTGCTTACCGATGCCATTACCAGCGCCGGACTGGTAGCAGGTATCGTGCTGATTCAGCTGACGAAAATCTTCTGGCTGGATAGTGCGATTTCTATTGGGCTGGGATTATACATTATTTTTAACGGATATAAGCTCACCAGACGATCTGTGGGCGGATTGATGGACGAAAGTAATGTGGAACTGGTAAAAGATATTGTGGCGATCCTGCAGGAAAACAGGCATGATGCCTGGCTTGATGTCCACAACCTTCGGGCACAACAGTACGGGGCCGACCTTCATATTGATTGCCACATTACGCTGCCTTATTATTTTGATCTGGTGAAGGTGCATCAGGAAATATCTGATATTGATAAACTGATCAATGTAAAGGCAGAGCATAAAACTGAACTTTTTATTCATGCGGATCCCTGTTTGCCGGAATGTTGCCACTATTGTAACATGAAGCACTGCCCTGTGAGGTCGGAACCCTTTGATAAGGAAATTGCCTGGACCGTAGAGAATGCAACTAAAAATAAAAAACATTTCCAATGAGCTATTTTAATGTAAGGGTGTATGGCCTGCTAGTTAACGACAAAAACCAGGTACTGATCAGTGATGAGCAGTCGGGGGGAAGGACCTTTAGTAAATTCCCTGGTGGCGGACTGGAATTGGGAGAGGGCCTGATTGATGCATTGAAAAGAGAGTTTATGGAGGAGTGTAATACCGAAATTGAAGTCCTGGAACATTTTTATACGACAGATTTCTACGAGAAATCTTCTTTTAATGACAGCCAGATCTTAAGTATTTATTACCTCGTAAAAGCAG
This region of Pedobacter steynii genomic DNA includes:
- a CDS encoding ABC transporter permease; the encoded protein is MIIFRLIGESFRFALDALRQNKMRTMLSLLGITIGIFTIIFVFSAVDTLRSKLQASIDKLGSSTVFVQKWPWGGFGDYPWWKYMNRPEASLRDYEGLKDRLEYVEGVSYEISANGRTIKYRSNSVEGGGIRAASQDFNKTWNLDFQEGRYFTDNEGKSGSPVIIIGADIAEGLFNGQPAIGKSITVMARRLTVVGVFKKEGEDMMGMSQDKNILIPLNFAKGIMDVESERYDPTITVRGKDYIALEEVESEIRGAMRAIRRTKPGAEDDFALNKSTIASNQLDQMFGVVDIAGWVIGGFSILVGGFGIANIMFVSVKERTNIIGIQKSLGAKNYFILLQFLFEAIALCLLGGALGLLLVYLLTLALTAGGFEMILFWKNVMLGVTISVVIGTISGFWPAFSASRLDPVEAIRS
- a CDS encoding pyridoxal phosphate-dependent aminotransferase gives rise to the protein MTFLSKRINNLSESQTIKMAKLGRELSAKGIDVINLSFGEPDFFTPEFVKEAAKTAVDENYSYYTPVSGYPELRKAIAEKLLRENGLNYSFDQIVVSTGAKQSLANAVMCLVNPGEEVIVPTPYWVSYSEMIKLAEGETVFINASVENNFKITGAELEAAITPKTKLFMFSSPCNPTGSVYSKEELADLVAVFEKYPNIYIISDEIYEHINFVGKHASIAEFDSIKDRVVLINGFSKSYAMTGWRVGYMAANKELSNACDKMQGQITSGTSSIAQRAAMAAYQGGLDTVNAMVQEFKSRRDIVFALLKEIPNIKVNLPDGAFYFFPEVKAYFGTSTGDYKINNAEDLCLYLLNEAHVSTVTGEAFGNEDCIRISYAAAEDKLRDAVSRIKAALEKLS
- a CDS encoding cation diffusion facilitator family transporter, with the translated sequence MLPQKKAILVSLCISVVLMLAKFVAYFITHSNAILTDAAESIVNVLASGFAFYSIYLATLPKDENHPYGHGKVEFFSAFVEGVLIALAGLIIVFKSGYDLLFPKAITQLFEGATIIGVTGVINLLVGFYLINTGKKHRSITLEADGKHLLTDAITSAGLVAGIVLIQLTKIFWLDSAISIGLGLYIIFNGYKLTRRSVGGLMDESNVELVKDIVAILQENRHDAWLDVHNLRAQQYGADLHIDCHITLPYYFDLVKVHQEISDIDKLINVKAEHKTELFIHADPCLPECCHYCNMKHCPVRSEPFDKEIAWTVENATKNKKHFQ
- a CDS encoding NUDIX domain-containing protein gives rise to the protein MSYFNVRVYGLLVNDKNQVLISDEQSGGRTFSKFPGGGLELGEGLIDALKREFMEECNTEIEVLEHFYTTDFYEKSSFNDSQILSIYYLVKAVHPLELTFKSEVFDFDEHSLQSFRWVDLATLKIGDVTFKTDQTVVELLTIKQTT